One genomic segment of Motacilla alba alba isolate MOTALB_02 chromosome 1A, Motacilla_alba_V1.0_pri, whole genome shotgun sequence includes these proteins:
- the CENPM gene encoding centromere protein M produces the protein MAVLRPFDKLPKLNSGVLLLVGSDEALQQKLAEAILQEKNDFNISIHLATSLPLPSERDHLRPRIDLVVFIIDIKSKYSLKNVETSLAHVDASFFLGKVCFLVTGVGRVNVCSIETNAVCKLGETYCSPVLFCELELEGIRNATAQRLVRMLGICAGHTPGVSALSFVSLMRKSDDD, from the exons ATGGCGGTGCTGCGGCCCTTCGACAAGCTACCGAAGCTCAACTCCGGCGTTCTCCTG CTCGTGGGCTCGGACGAGGCGCTACAGCAGAAGCTGGCGGAGGCGATCCTCCAGGAGAAGAACGACTTCAACATCAGCAT TCACCTTGCTACATCCCTCCCCTTACCTTCAGAGAGGGATCATCTTCGACCCAGGATAGATCTGGTTGTGTTTATAATTGACATCAAGAGCAAGTACAG CTTGAAGAATGTCGAAACTTCTCTAGCTCATGTGGATGCcagcttcttcctggggaaagtGTGCTTTCTTGTCACCGGGG ttggcAGGGTGAATGTTTGCAGCATTGAGACGAATGCTGTCTGTAAATTAGGAGAAACCTACTGCAGTCCTGTGCTATTCTGTGAGCTGGAG TTGGAAGGTATTCGAAATGCTACTGCTCAACGACTTGTGCGAATGTTAGGAATCTGTGCTGGTCACACACCGGGAGTTTCTGCCTTGTCCTTTGTCTCGCTGATGAGGAAGTCTGATGATGATTAG
- the LOC119708825 gene encoding uncharacterized protein LOC119708825 — MQPVADSRSGVCGGRPAVGCPGEAGAGLTLPGRRWGKPPGVPLGNEATLLAARPSPARRGCSRHPSLPACLPPIRACRLPLSPSSPGAGSLLPGTAWPGKEPDSSRLGPGRCRREQSHPVALHPWKKGNAAPDSPCTQLARGSWQGRSAAPAMPHFLDWFVPVYLVISILILVGFGACIYYFEPGLQEAHKWRTQRPITERDLRKTLMIRDNLAFGVPEV; from the exons ATGCAGCCCGTTGCAGACAGCCGTTCTGGCGTGTGCGGGGGAAGGCCGGCGGTGGGGTGCCCCGGGGAGGCTGGAGCGGGGCTGACACTGCCGGGGAGGCGGTGGGGGAAGCCCCCGGGAGTCCCGTTGGGCAATGAGGCCACGCTGCTGGCTGCCCGTCCTtcccccgcccgccgcggctGCTCCcgccatccctccctccctgcctgcctcccgcCCATCCGCGCCTGTCGCCTCCCGCTGTCGCCTAGCTCTCCCGGCGCGGGGTCCCTTCTCCCCGGCACTGCCTGGCCGGGAAAGGAGCCTGACTCATCCCGGCTGGGACCCGGCAGATGCCGGAGGGAGCAGTCTCATCCCGTCGCCCTGCACCCGTGGAAGAAG GGCAACGCTGCTCCGGACTCACCTTGCACCCAGCTGGCCAGAGGCTCTTGGCAAGGCAgatcagctgctcctg CCATGCCCCACTTCTTGGATTGGTTTGTGCCCGTGTACCTGGTGATCTCCATTCTCATCCTGGTGGGCTTTGGAGCTTGCATTTACTACTTTGAACCAGGACTCCAGGAAGCCCATAAGTGGCGAACACAGAGGCCAATCACGGAGCGAGACCTTCGGAAGACGCTGATGATTCGGGACAACCTGGCCTTTGGGGTGCCTGAGGTCTGA